A segment of the Halococcus saccharolyticus DSM 5350 genome:
GCCACGTCGAGTTCCGTGAAGACATGTCCAGCATCAACCAGAACACCGAGCTGGTCGCCACACTCGATATGAAGAACCGCTACGGGAACTAGCGGCCCGTCGGCGGACGATTTTCGTCGGAGCGACGATCGAGATTCGGTTTCGTACAGTGGAAAGACGTAGCGACCGGCGACTGCAAAGAGCTGGTTCGTGGATCGCGATTCGCGGGCGGCACGATCGACGAACGACTACTCCGTCGGAAGTTCCTCGATATACGCGTTCCAGACCGCTTCGGGGTTCTCACACGCGATATCGGAGATGATCCGGCAGGCGTCGTAGCCCCACATGAACACGCTGTCGACGTCGCTGTCGGCGACGGTGCGGGTCGCGGTGTGGACGTCCTCGATGGTGGCATCGCTGCCGTCGAGCCGGAACCCCTGGATCCAGATCTGGCTGCGCTTGTCGTACTCCGCGGCCAGCGATTCGACGAGATCGGTGAAGTAGCCGACGAACTCGGCGGCTTCGTCGGGGGCGTGGATCGCCCAGTAGGGATCGGTCGCCAGCACGTCGAGAGCATCGTTCGCGGCGAGGCGCTCCCAGTCGGAGAGGCCGTGATCGGCGTCCTCGCTCGGTAGGAGACAGACCGCGTTCTCTGCGCCCTCCTCGTGCGCGAGCGTCATCATCTCGTCGAGGAAGTCGAGTAAGGCGTCCTCGCGGAACGCAGTGACCTGGTCGGTCTGCTCGTCGGGCATCGACTCGCCGTACGCCTCCTCGTAGGCAGCCTGGCAGTGTTCGCATCGGCAGGCCCACGCGTCCTCGGGGTACTCCGCCTCGTGCCAGCTCGCGATGAACCAGTGGGGCTCGTCCCAGAACAGCACGTCGGCCCCGATCCCGGCGGCGTCACGGGTCCAGCCGCGCATGTACTCCCGGAACGCGGGCGCGTTGAAGCAGGCTGCGGGGATGCGCTCGCCGGTCGAGAGTATTTGACACGCCTCGGGATGCTTGCCGATGAACTCCGAGAGCGCCTCGCCGCCGAACACCCGGCCGACCGACCACGGATTGACGTAGGTCTCGAACCCGCGATCGTGGCTCGCCTCGATGATTCCCCCCATCGTCCCGGTGTAGTACTCCCGATCGCGCTCGCTGAACGTGTGGAGGATCGCGTCGAGACCCTCGTCGGCGAACCGATCGAGGTCGGATTTCACATGGTCCACATCGCGGACGCCGAAGTAGCTCGTTCCGGTCTCCATACCACCCCCACCGAGGGGAAGGGGAAAAACCACGAGGTAGCGGCAATCCCGATGAAACGGGGTGACTTCAGTTCGACGATCGAAAGATTTCCAGCACGAACCACACTCGATCGAGCGGAAGCGGACTGACACGAGGAGTCTCAGCCGCCGATAGTTTTTTGCTGCCCAACTCCGCAGAGAGAGACGACCTGTCACGAGCAATGTCGATCTCTCGGGGGTCGCAAAGGTGTACGACGACGATCTCCTCACAGTCGATGACGTCGATCTCACGGTCGAGGACGGGGAGTTCCTCGTCATGGTCGGTCCCTCGGGCTGTGGTAAGTCGACGACGCTGCGGATGATCGCCGGACCCAATCAGCCGTTCCACGAGCGCGTCT
Coding sequences within it:
- a CDS encoding ATP-binding cassette domain-containing protein; amino-acid sequence: MYDDDLLTVDDVDLTVEDGEFLVMVGPSGCGKSTTLRMIAGPNQPFHERVYDADEAPTRE